In the Staphylococcus equorum genome, ATACATGAGTATGGTCAAAGTACGCTTGACGATGGGTTAGACCAATTATGTCATAGTGTTTTAACTTTATTAAGCAATGATCATTTATTGAAAGATAATTTAAACATCCACCTTCATTCTATGAAATTACACGCATTAATTGATGGTTTAGCTCTTCATAAATTACTTAATCCAAATCAAACTTCAAATGAAGATATTCAATCAATTGTAGATGAAGAAATAACTAGGCTAACGCAATAAAGGAGGGTAACCCATGAACTTTATAGTATGGCTCATTATTTTTTGTGAAGTAGCCTTTTGGGTTGTTATATTACTCGGGTTGGTAACAAGATATATCTTAAAACAAAAAACACTAGGTCTACTATTCCTAGCACTTACACCAGTTATAGATTTAATAATACTTATAACAACAAGTATAGACCTCATGAATGGAGCAACAGCTGAAATCCCTCATGCTATAGCTGCGGTCTATATTTCAGTATCTCTTGTCTTTGGGAAAAGCATGATAAATTGGGCAGATGATAGATTTAGATATTATGTGATGAAACAAGGATCTAAACCTTATAAAGCTGTAGGGTTAGCTTACGCTAAAAACTATGCTAAAAGTTGGTTGAAACATTTACTTTCTTACATTATAGGAACAGGTATTTTGCATTTGATTGTTTTTTTAATTAATGATAAAAGTCGTACAGAAGCTATAGATAATGTTATTCATGTTTGGACAATTGTCATTATTATTGACTTAATCATTTGTATTTCATATTTTTTATGGCCACCCAAAAAGAAAGTAAATCATAATTAACAATTAATTTGAATTTATCTTATTATTCTAATTAATATCATTTATCTCTTTGCATTTATAAGAAATAGGTTATATAAAGAGGCTAATCATTTTATATAGTGATTAGCCTCTTATTTACATAATCAAATTTCATCTTAATAACGAACCTTAATTTCACCCAATTAAATCTCGTTTTTTATATCCAATATAGCCTAAAATTATAAATACAATGCTAATCATAGATAGAATGACAAAACTGAAGATATCAAAATTTTCTTTTGGCATTTGTGGGAGCCAATTCAATATAGCTGTTTTTGAAAGCCATTCAGGTAAGTCTAAAGTACCTCCAAAATAATTGAGTGCAAAAGTATATCCAAGATAAGCATAAGCTATTTTTCCAAGTTTGGGTGCCCACCCGAATGCAAGAGTAGCAAGACTAGTGAAAAATAATATAGCAGGTAAAAAATTATATCCAGCTGCAAGGAAATCAATAAGCTGCATTTCCCCATGACCTTCCATCACGTTTATTGCTGTCACACCTAGGCTAAGTGAAGCCACTAAAACACCTAATACGCTACTAAAAAATGCTAAACCAATATTAGTCCAATATATTCTACTACGCGTCACTTTAGTAGGGTATATTTGGCTAAGATGAAGTTTATTTTCTTCTGAAAATAATTTGTTAACAATTACAATCGGCAATATAGCAACTAAACTAACCATAACCACCATAATCGTGCTCGTAAATGATGTTTCAATAGAAACATTTGAAGTAGAAAACATTTGTTTCATCATTTCGTTACTTTCTAAGAAAGTCTGCATGTCTCCATAAATTGATCCATAAGCAATGCCCATAACCATAAATGCAACTAACCAACTGATGATAATACTTTGATTAATTTTGCATAATAAACCACGGATAGATAATAATGACTTTTTGGCATTCCTCTTTCCTTTTTTTTCAGGAATATAGCTATCTCCCATATCGCGTGCGCCTTCAAGCATAAATGCAATAATAACTACTATGATACTAAATATAAAAGCAATGGCAATCGGAAGCCAATTATTATCTGTAAAAGGGTAAGTGAGATATGTCCAACCAAGAGGATTAAAAATAGACAACTCAATGTTGGATACATCTGTGCCAGCACGGATAATATATAGCAAACCTACAATACCAAGAGACAATCCAATGGCAGATGATGAGGTTGGCATGATTTGAGAGACAACGAGAGCAATGCTTGCACCCATTACTCCTGCCATTCCAATTGTTATTCCAAAAAGCAGGGCACCTTGAAGAGAAATCGTTTCTGCATTAAAACTCACCATTACTGCAGAAATAAACATCGCTATTAAGCCATTAATTAACACTATTTCTATTATTGTAGCAAGTGAATTTGCTTGTCGACCTATTTGAAACGAGCGTACTAATTCTGTAAGCCCCAATTCTTCTTCCTTACGTGTATGTCCAATTATATGCAATATAGAGACTATCATCGCAAAAAGTCCACAAAATAATAACATTTCATGTGCATACATGGCGCCTAAAGTATAATCTGTTGCTGTCTCAATTGGTGTGGGACCTACCATAGAAATCATTGCAGGGTTTTGTAATGTTTCAAACATACCAATTAACCCTTTCCCTTGTGCTATCTCTTTAAAAGCTGGAACAAATCCTGCTGAAAACAAACCAATACTTAAAATCCATATAATCATTTTTTTCCAATCAAGCTTTAGATAATGCAAAAACAGTGTGTTCCAACCAGAAAATTTTTCATGCATATGAACTCAACCTCCTTTCCATTATTTAGCCTTCATAATGACGTATAAATAAATCTTCAAGTGTAGGTGGTGTAGATTCAAGTTTTTTAACACCCAATTTAACTGCTTCGCTTAGAATAGAATTAAGGTGTTTATTATCAGCAGAAAATGTCGCTTGATTATTGCTTTGTTTAAAATCAAATACGCCTTGTATTTCTGATAATTTAGCTACATCTTCTTCTGTTTCGATCATCAGCGTTGAACGAGTTAAATGACGTAATTCATCGAGTGTTCCAGTTTCTACGATTTCTCCTTGTCTAATAATAGCAACTCTATCTGCTAGACGTTCCACCTCACTTAAAATATGTGAGGATAGCAAAATAGATTTTCCAGTTGCTTTAATTTTTTCAACTTCTTCTTGAAATGTTACTTCCATTAATGGATCAAGGCCAGAGGTCGGTTCATCAAAGATGTATAAGTCGGAATCAACTGATAATGCTGCAATCAAACCAACTTTTTGACGGTTACCTTTTGAATATCCTTTAGACTTTTTCTTAGGATCTAGTTCAAAACGTTTAATTAACTCATCTCGTTTTTCTGTGTCTCCACTACCATGTAATTTCATGAATAAATCGATAATTTCTCCACCCGTCAAATTACCCCATAATGCAATATCCCCTGGAACATAAGATATTCTTTTATGAATTTTAAGACTTTCTTTCCATACATCTTTTCCGAATATTTCTACCTCACCTGCATCTCGTTTAATAACTCCTAATAGTGTACGCAAAGTAGTAGATTTTCCTGCACCATTAGGACCAATAAATCCTAAAACTTCACCTTTATTAACTGTAAAAGACACATCATTTAAAGCCTTGAAATCACCAAAGTTCTTTTGTAATCCTGTAATTTTCACAACTTCCCTCATAATAGTGAAGCCCCCTTTTGTAGTACTCGTTTCTTTTTTTAATACTTCCTTTTACTTATAAAAACTATTCTTTAATATTTGAGCGTAATCATGCCACTCTTTGAGATACTGATTACCAAAATCGGAAATATTTTCAAAAGATTTTATTTGTTGAAGTCCCTTTTCTCCAAAACCGGACATTGTCCAATTAAGAATTTCAATTGCTTTTTCGATATCAATATCATCACGAAATTTAGAATAGTCGATGTTAGCAAATATTTTTTGTCGTCCATTTTCATATATATGGTCAACTTTTTTCTCAATAATAGCTTTTACTTCTAATGATTCTTCTTGAATAGAATGTTTTAGAAAATCAAATATTTCAGGATGCTTTTGTTGAACATATAATTTTTGTAAACCAATATTCTCAATCCTATTAAATAAATCCTTCTCACTTAAATCAATTTCTCTATACATATTCTCTAAAATTTGTGTACTATAATTAATTAAATAAATATAGAGGTCTTTTTTACTATTAAAATAATTAAATAATGATCCCTTGGAAATATTCGCTTTTTTAACAATTTCATTTGTAGATGCCTTGTCAAAACCATTTTTCACAAATTCTTTGATTGATGAGTTAATAATCATTTTTTGTTTGTTCGTTTTCAAGTTATTAAATATAGTGTTAATAAAAATGCCTCCTTTTCATTCAAAATGACTACTTCGGTCATTTGGAGTTTACATCATATGACCAAAGTAGTCAATTTTTTACATAATCGATGATTATCAGAAGTTCCGATGATATAAATAAGCGCTACAAGTTATTCGACTTGTAGCGCTTATTTAATGAATATGGTCTTTTAAAACTATTATTAGCCACCAAACAAACGACTCCAGAAGCCTTTTTTAGGTTGTGTTTCTTCATATCGCGTACTTTCATCGCTTTTACTTTCATCTATATCCTTATGTTGAATCTCTGCTTCTTTTTCTTCTTCCTGGTGTTGATTAATATTTACAGAATCAGTAGTATATGTTGCTTCTTGTGCATCAACGTTTTGTCTATCGTTAGTAGATGTATCAAAGGAATAATTAAGGTGTCTCTCTTCCTCTAATTGATTCTCTAACTTTTGAATTTTTTTATTACTCTCTAATGCCAGAACTTGCTGATTCTCAAGCAATTTTGATCTTTCCTGCAACTCTTTTCTGTAGAATTCAATTGTTGTTTCATGACGACTTTCTTGTTTTTCAATTTGATCATTCAAAGTATCAATCTGATTTTTAAGGATTTCTACTATTTGAGTATCACTTTTGGATTCAACATTAATATTATCTGACTCTTTTTTTTGTTTGTCTTCAGTAGCACTTTCAAAACCATATTTCTTTTTATTTTCATTTACTCTTTGAATGATTTTTTCTATATCGGTATCTTCTTTAATAAACGAAGTGTTTTCCTGTTTTATTGTCTCTATATTCAATCGTTTAATGTTATTAAAAATCGTTTGCTTACTAACCCCTAATTCTTCACTCAACATTTTCACGCTTTTCATATCATCAACCCTTTATAAAATGTTTATCAACCCTTTATAACATATTATAAGCTTATCACGCTTAATAATAAAGTGATTGATAAGTCGAAAATATAAAACCGTCAACCCTTTTATCAAGTATTTGTAAAGGGTTGACGGTAGTTGTCAAGGGTTTGCAAACCCTTTATCAACCCTTGACAACACTACATTTTCCCTTTTATAAGCTTATTCAAAGTGCTATAATAACCTTAATACAACAAAAACCCCAACTACTGGTAATAGTCGGGGTTTGGTAATAAAACGTTGCAGCACGTTTATAAATATTTTGATATCTGTATTATATACAACTATATCATCAAAGTGCAAGCAAAAAATTTATGTGTTCTTGTAATGTTTTATTACCTCTATCCAAAATTTGAATAGGAAAGGGGTTTTTATTATGTCTAGAAAAAACATAAAAAATCAGGCCAGTCAAAATTTCTATATGCTACATAAAGTATTATTTATCAATGAAAAATATAAAAAGTTAAGTGATAGTGCAAAAGTTACCTATGCAATTCTTAATGATAGAGTAAGTTTATCTATTAAAAATAATTGGATAGATCAAAATGGAGATATATATTTTATTTTCACAAATGAAAATCTTCAAGAAGTGTTAGATAAAAGTAAAAATACAATAACCAAAATTAAAAAAGAATTACAAGAAGTGGGTTTATTAGAACAAGTTAAAACTGGATTTAATCGACCAAACAAACTATACCTTCATGAAATTGAAACAAATATAAATATTGAAAAAGAAATACAAAATAGCACTTCAAACAATGACGAATCAAGTGATAGCAAGGAATCCCAAATAATGGGAGTCCAGAATCCCAAACAATGGGAGCCCAGAATCCCAAACAATGGGAGCCCAGAATCCCAAAACTTAGACTCTAATGATACTGACTTAAGTAATACTGATTATATAGAGACTGAGAATAATGATACGAATGACTTGAATGATACATACAACAATCCAATAAACAATAATCATTCGGATCATACAAATCATCAACAAACCGAATTTAATAATGATGCGCTTAAGTTCCAAGTCCTCGAAGAATTGCCTCAACAACTTCAAGACTATTTAAGTAAATTTGAAATTAGAGAAATTCGGATTATTAAAAGTGTATTACTCAAAGGTAAAAAATCATTTAATAATGCACATGATACGTATTACCGTTTAGAAGATGTTGAGTTTGAAATTGTAAGTGTGTTGAAACGTTTTAAAGCGATGCTGCTACAAAAGAATGAAACCGTTGAAGCGATGCAAGGGTATTTAATGCAATCTATTAAAGCTGAATTCGAAGAAACACATGCACTTTATATGCGACGTCAAAACATGAAACAACATAATATCTTTAATCAGTAGATGTGGCGTGCTTTCACATTTAAATTAAGAGAACACCCTTTATATTATATGTAGCTAGTAAATAAAGGGTTACATAGGAGCAAACTATTTTAGGAGGGCGCGTATGGCGTTCTATTCTAGAGACTTAAAGCACACAGATATAGATATTTAAATGAATTATATGCTTTACCAGAAGTGACTCAGTATCAAACTTGGGGTCCTCAAAGTTATGAAGAGACTCAGCAGTTCATTAATGTGGTGTTAGATAAAGAATCCAATTGGATTTACAATGTCCTCGTTGATCCTGATACAGATAAAGTCATAGGGGCGATACAATTAGCCATAGATGAAGTGAACCAAAGTGCTGAAATTAACTTTATTGTCCATCCAAATTATTGGGGCGACGGCGTTGCGACGGATATCGCGAAAACAATCATCAAATATGCCTTTAAAGTACTGAAACTCAATAGAATAGGGGCAGCCATTGATTCAAACAATATAGCTTCCGGAATTGTGTTGGAAAAGTTAGGTATGAAACGAGAGGGCATGTTGAGAAAAGATAAATTAGTGCAAGATGAATATAGAGACACATTGATCTATGGTCTTTTGAGAAGTGAATACTAAGCGTTAATGTTTATACAAGTGAGGAAGAAAGAGAAGCACATTTAGTTATTGAAATTTGAAATTTTTAAAAAGCAAAATCATTACTTAAAAAAGGTTAGGAGTTTGATTTATGAGTACAAAATACAAGAGAACTAAGTCAGCTTTTATTGAGATTATTTCAGACATTGTATTTCAGATATTTGTATTTATTCCTAATATTTTCAAGTTAATAATTCGATTTTTTAAAAGCGTTTTTTGATAAACCCTAGCTTAAAAAGCAACGTTTTTTGATGTCTTTTTGCCCCTGCGGGAACTATAGCGTTCAACCGGCATGGTTGCCCAATTTTCATGTTAATTTTTAGATTTGCATGTAACTGGGCAATGTCTAAAAAATTTGCCACTGGTTTAGACCAAAAAATGTTTGTGAAATTAAAACATATTTATTTTGCTCATATTTGCGTTTTAAGAGCTTATGTATGCTTTTAGGTATAAAAGCATAGGGGTTATACCTAGATCTTTAAAATAACCCCTTAAAATTCGAAATAAAGGCATTTAATAATTTAATAAGTCTTGTGATGAAGTTTGGTGAAAAGGAGTGGTTTTATGACTGCTATGTGGTTGTCAATTATAGGTATGTGGTTTTGTATTGGTATGGCTTTTTTTGCTATTAAGGTCAGTAAAAATAAAAAGTAGAACCCGCATTTATGTTGAGAAGAGCCCTTAACTAAACTTGCAGACGAATGTCGGCATAGCGTGAGCTATTAAGCCGACCATTCGACAAGTTTTGGGATTGTTAAGGGTTCCGAGGCTCAACGTCAATAAAGCAATTGGAATAAAGTTTTTTCTTAAGAGAAAACTAAAAAGGTTGTATAGATTGTAGTAAAATAAGAGTTAAGGAGGTTTTTATGAATTCGAAGTTTAAGGTTTTTTTATATGATTTATTTATTTCATTTTTAGTTACGTTAATCATTAATTTTTCAGTATATTTTTTTAGTTTGAAATCTATAAGTTTTGATTTTTTAATCAAATATAAATTTTACTTTTATTGGTTTGTATTATTTTTGTTTGTTTTAGTAATACGTTTTTTTATAAAAAAATACATAGATAGATTGCAGGATGATATACCTAGAATAGTTATGGCTTCATATAATAAATGGTTTGTAAAAACTGATTATTTGGGCTTTACTTGGACTGTTCTTTTTAATTTTCTTTCCGAAAATTGGAAGAATCTTGATTTACAAAAATGTAAATTTGAAGATTTGGAAGAAGTTGAAATATGTGATGTTAAGGGACCGTATTGTCCTGATGATAAGAGAGAGATGAAAGTTACTAGAACTTATTTTGGGCGTTATAAATACAAATGTCCAAAGTGTAAATATAAAAAAAAATTACTTAAAAATCATATTACTTTAGTAAATGATACTATTGATGAATTTCGTTCTAAATTTAGATGATTTTTTGTTTTTTCTTGTCTTGATACTATATAGAAATAACTCAAAGATATTAAAGTGAAGACCTAATCTTATTTAGATTGGGTCTATTTTTTGTTTAAGTTTTGGGATTAGATTTTACAAATTTGGGAAACGTTGGGGGCTACTACGACCAACTTAACAACACAAAATACACTGTTGATTCCCAAAAATAAGGAAAATTATTTACGGAAATTAACTGTACATATTATAAAGATGATTTTAAACGCCTTAAGTTACTTTTATCAAAAAAGATACCTCGCTTAATAATAATATCTACACTGATAATTTTATTGAATATTGTATTATTAACACTTAATTTTACTTTTAAAAATTTTAATAGACCTCAAATAATTGCTTTCACTTTATTGGTTTTTCACTTTATTGGATTAGTAATATGTATCGATATAGTAGCTAAAATATCTGTGAATATTTTAGAGGATAATGCTAAAAAGTAATTGAAAATAGTCAAATCTATAAAACGAAAATTAAAAAGACTTTGTCTTTTTAATTAGTAAAACTATTATCTTTTATTGATTATTTAGTCCAAAAAAGACTATATAATCAATAGAAATTTATGATGCAAAATTAATTCGAAAGTAAGTATGAGGGATATTATGTTGCACAGGCTGTTGCACACGAGTAAAGAGCATAAGGGATATATGCCACCACTTTTTGTGGTGGGTCTGGCGAAGCCAGACATATCAAGGGTTTAAAGATTAACCCAGTGCCATCACTTTTTTTCTTTGTTGCA is a window encoding:
- a CDS encoding GNAT family N-acetyltransferase, translated to MTQYQTWGPQSYEETQQFINVVLDKESNWIYNVLVDPDTDKVIGAIQLAIDEVNQSAEINFIVHPNYWGDGVATDIAKTIIKYAFKVLKLNRIGAAIDSNNIASGIVLEKLGMKREGMLRKDKLVQDEYRDTLIYGLLRSEY
- a CDS encoding DUF536 domain-containing protein — translated: MKSVKMLSEELGVSKQTIFNNIKRLNIETIKQENTSFIKEDTDIEKIIQRVNENKKKYGFESATEDKQKKESDNINVESKSDTQIVEILKNQIDTLNDQIEKQESRHETTIEFYRKELQERSKLLENQQVLALESNKKIQKLENQLEEERHLNYSFDTSTNDRQNVDAQEATYTTDSVNINQHQEEEKEAEIQHKDIDESKSDESTRYEETQPKKGFWSRLFGG
- a CDS encoding TetR/AcrR family transcriptional regulator; translation: MKTNKQKMIINSSIKEFVKNGFDKASTNEIVKKANISKGSLFNYFNSKKDLYIYLINYSTQILENMYREIDLSEKDLFNRIENIGLQKLYVQQKHPEIFDFLKHSIQEESLEVKAIIEKKVDHIYENGRQKIFANIDYSKFRDDIDIEKAIEILNWTMSGFGEKGLQQIKSFENISDFGNQYLKEWHDYAQILKNSFYK
- a CDS encoding replication initiator protein A; the protein is MSRKNIKNQASQNFYMLHKVLFINEKYKKLSDSAKVTYAILNDRVSLSIKNNWIDQNGDIYFIFTNENLQEVLDKSKNTITKIKKELQEVGLLEQVKTGFNRPNKLYLHEIETNINIEKEIQNSTSNNDESSDSKESQIMGVQNPKQWEPRIPNNGSPESQNLDSNDTDLSNTDYIETENNDTNDLNDTYNNPINNNHSDHTNHQQTEFNNDALKFQVLEELPQQLQDYLSKFEIREIRIIKSVLLKGKKSFNNAHDTYYRLEDVEFEIVSVLKRFKAMLLQKNETVEAMQGYLMQSIKAEFEETHALYMRRQNMKQHNIFNQ
- a CDS encoding ABC transporter ATP-binding protein; its protein translation is MREVVKITGLQKNFGDFKALNDVSFTVNKGEVLGFIGPNGAGKSTTLRTLLGVIKRDAGEVEIFGKDVWKESLKIHKRISYVPGDIALWGNLTGGEIIDLFMKLHGSGDTEKRDELIKRFELDPKKKSKGYSKGNRQKVGLIAALSVDSDLYIFDEPTSGLDPLMEVTFQEEVEKIKATGKSILLSSHILSEVERLADRVAIIRQGEIVETGTLDELRHLTRSTLMIETEEDVAKLSEIQGVFDFKQSNNQATFSADNKHLNSILSEAVKLGVKKLESTPPTLEDLFIRHYEG
- a CDS encoding ABC transporter permease, with the translated sequence MHEKFSGWNTLFLHYLKLDWKKMIIWILSIGLFSAGFVPAFKEIAQGKGLIGMFETLQNPAMISMVGPTPIETATDYTLGAMYAHEMLLFCGLFAMIVSILHIIGHTRKEEELGLTELVRSFQIGRQANSLATIIEIVLINGLIAMFISAVMVSFNAETISLQGALLFGITIGMAGVMGASIALVVSQIMPTSSSAIGLSLGIVGLLYIIRAGTDVSNIELSIFNPLGWTYLTYPFTDNNWLPIAIAFIFSIIVVIIAFMLEGARDMGDSYIPEKKGKRNAKKSLLSIRGLLCKINQSIIISWLVAFMVMGIAYGSIYGDMQTFLESNEMMKQMFSTSNVSIETSFTSTIMVVMVSLVAILPIVIVNKLFSEENKLHLSQIYPTKVTRSRIYWTNIGLAFFSSVLGVLVASLSLGVTAINVMEGHGEMQLIDFLAAGYNFLPAILFFTSLATLAFGWAPKLGKIAYAYLGYTFALNYFGGTLDLPEWLSKTAILNWLPQMPKENFDIFSFVILSMISIVFIILGYIGYKKRDLIG